From the Rhodococcus sp. NBC_00297 genome, one window contains:
- a CDS encoding TIGR04338 family metallohydrolase, whose protein sequence is MTRDSQRSRVYDAEHQVRTMFDRADERGLRTVEILGSTVTLPIERRFASLDSVQTYVDGVTALDWVRSEWPRAAVPVRVRARSGAGAAHYEVDTATIAVPLHVRGRAWALREMVVLHEIAHHLEPGDPDDHPEPAHGGAFVDRYLTLVSEIIGAEAGFVLRATMHSCGVRIG, encoded by the coding sequence GTGACCCGCGACAGCCAGCGCTCCCGCGTCTACGACGCCGAGCATCAGGTCCGCACCATGTTCGACCGCGCGGACGAACGGGGCCTGCGCACCGTCGAGATCCTCGGGTCCACGGTCACCCTGCCGATCGAGCGGCGCTTCGCCTCGCTCGACTCGGTCCAGACCTACGTCGACGGCGTCACCGCTCTGGACTGGGTGCGCAGCGAGTGGCCACGCGCGGCGGTCCCGGTACGGGTCCGGGCCCGCTCGGGCGCGGGCGCCGCGCACTACGAGGTCGACACCGCCACCATCGCTGTCCCACTCCACGTACGGGGACGCGCCTGGGCCCTGCGCGAGATGGTGGTGCTGCACGAGATCGCGCACCATCTGGAACCCGGCGATCCGGACGACCACCCCGAACCGGCCCACGGCGGCGCGTTCGTCGATCGCTATCTCACCCTGGTCTCGGAGATCATCGGCGCCGAGGCAGGTTTCGTCCTCCGCGCGACGATGCACTCGTGTGGAGTGCGCATCGGTTGA
- a CDS encoding DUF2786 domain-containing protein — protein sequence MSSDRMVARIGGLLRQAESTDNPHEAEAFMEAAQRLATAASVDLAVARSHTASREKRATPVQRVVHIGEHGKKGLRTYVLLFVAIARANDVQCDVAQSSTQVFAYGFESDIDTCEALYASLLVQMVRASDTYISSGAYRDATVDREVTVVRGRRRYRTVERAPLAGVTARIEFQTAFAHRVGERLAAVKKEAEAEAVATEAPEAGTALVLRDKEIELRDFYRSASTARGTWRGSSGRSYSSEARRAGDHAGRRARLGNQSEIGGPRGQLER from the coding sequence GTGAGTTCAGACAGGATGGTGGCCCGCATCGGTGGGCTTCTGCGTCAGGCCGAGTCCACGGACAATCCCCACGAGGCCGAGGCGTTCATGGAGGCCGCGCAGCGTCTCGCGACCGCCGCCTCGGTCGATCTGGCCGTGGCACGCTCGCACACCGCCTCGCGCGAGAAGCGGGCGACGCCGGTGCAGCGCGTCGTCCACATCGGGGAGCACGGCAAGAAGGGCCTGCGCACCTACGTCCTGCTGTTCGTGGCCATCGCCCGCGCGAACGACGTGCAGTGCGACGTGGCGCAGTCGTCGACGCAGGTCTTCGCGTACGGGTTCGAGAGCGACATCGACACGTGCGAGGCCCTGTACGCGAGCCTGCTCGTGCAGATGGTGCGCGCGAGCGACACGTACATCTCGTCGGGTGCGTACCGGGACGCCACCGTGGACCGTGAGGTCACCGTCGTCCGAGGACGCCGGCGCTATCGCACGGTCGAGCGGGCGCCGCTCGCCGGCGTCACTGCCAGGATCGAGTTCCAGACCGCGTTCGCGCACCGGGTCGGCGAGCGCCTGGCCGCCGTCAAGAAGGAGGCCGAGGCCGAGGCGGTCGCCACGGAAGCTCCCGAGGCCGGCACCGCACTGGTGTTGCGTGACAAGGAGATCGAGCTGCGCGACTTCTACCGGTCCGCTTCCACCGCCCGGGGTACCTGGCGCGGCAGCTCGGGTCGCTCGTACTCGTCGGAGGCTCGGCGAGCCGGAGACCACGCCGGTCGACGTGCACGCCTGGGCAATCAGAGCGAGATCGGCGGCCCCCGAGGACAACTCGAACGGTGA
- a CDS encoding ATP-binding protein — protein sequence MTSDSPASVRLVGAVTVERGSRVVDPRIIGGPRCVELLSYLTLNRHREVSHDELADLLWPEKRPRTWNSVLRGVISKVRDVLDAADIAGTSIVSRTGMVRLTLPPDTTVDLEEIRDACRRTEGSPADRARDARTALRLLAEPVLVGANGAWADDVRREFDDLRLTALEADATASMDLGAFENAVSSAESLLAADPLRESAYRIAMRGYVALGDRGQALGAAARCRAVLADRLGVSPSRETQSLYLELLEDDTETTPAQREEPPVGSAFVGRDVEMSRIVEDLEAAAAGHGRFLLVSGPPGAGKTSLARAVMQRARAAGTDVVSGRCSEHSTIPYEPFVEAVTRDLDSRGVIGARQWLRTNGADILGIIPGAARRFGDLIPPHVDDDRTGASDAVQRWLVGPARQAPTLLVIDDLQWASGTTAALVRHLARSTQNDRLCILATMRDENLVSPELQATLDVIRLSAGFREITLGGLSLAAVHDLLREQNSTLDPEAIVARTGGSALLVAAVIAAHEREPGGSLPFTVTDAVRLASRELSCDAVTLLELCAVTGVTVSRPLLRAASTIPSDLRFAETLDELLAVNFLVAGDTDDELVMRHALVQSTLYDAIPGARRAQMHSDVARALVDLGADTTADELARIAYHFGRALDSDRSEAALYARRAGDAAYAVSAYEDAVVGYRTALRKMVPHGDSRERCRLLIDLGRAQRKCIDRSYRATLFDAIAMARRLGDVDLQVDATLADTISGAGLFQMFDPLPERLDSLHDALHVLEDSGRSNSAATAKVLVLLAMELSWTDDWKERRDLLEQAVTLAHSVGDRSALESALRAMLWCLLVPQCWDLRQEAMTRLVELESTSSRRHRDPSAATILARTQQAFGDLGGAASTLAAVTRADLADDPEMTWAMVCSKFGVDVSAGRLVRAETVLARICETPDAALGSHTYGREHTSILTLRTMRGDLRHFADRRDEMATMFDLIPAFRPVVASSLADVGRMDEARELMDWYDEQRLAAIAPDMLWLMSMTFIARAGATVGNTLVCTDVYERLLPYAEQTVSVAPSVFGVVHHHLADASLATGHVERAGRHLHAARRLHVARGFEGWSAEDAYLGLRIEHARTGRLGARALASARTRADVIGASAVRRRIDAVAAQVENSER from the coding sequence GTGACGAGTGACTCACCCGCTTCCGTCCGACTCGTCGGTGCCGTCACCGTCGAGCGTGGCTCTCGGGTGGTCGATCCCCGCATCATCGGTGGACCGCGCTGCGTCGAACTGCTGTCGTATCTGACGCTCAATCGCCATCGAGAGGTCTCGCACGACGAGTTGGCGGACCTGCTCTGGCCCGAGAAGCGGCCGCGCACCTGGAATTCTGTGCTGCGTGGGGTGATCTCGAAGGTGCGGGACGTTCTCGACGCCGCGGACATCGCGGGTACGTCGATCGTGTCCCGTACCGGCATGGTGCGTCTGACTCTTCCGCCGGACACCACGGTCGATCTCGAGGAGATCCGGGACGCGTGCCGGCGCACGGAGGGATCACCCGCGGACCGTGCCCGCGATGCCCGGACGGCGTTGCGTCTGCTCGCCGAACCCGTGCTCGTCGGAGCCAACGGCGCGTGGGCGGACGACGTCCGGCGAGAGTTCGACGACCTGCGGCTCACGGCCCTCGAAGCGGACGCCACCGCGTCGATGGATCTCGGTGCGTTCGAGAACGCCGTGTCCTCCGCGGAGTCCCTGCTGGCAGCCGACCCCCTGCGCGAGAGCGCGTACCGCATCGCCATGCGTGGCTACGTGGCACTGGGCGACCGCGGACAGGCTCTCGGGGCGGCGGCGCGATGCCGAGCGGTGCTGGCGGACCGGCTCGGGGTGAGCCCCTCACGCGAGACCCAGTCGTTGTACCTGGAGTTGTTGGAGGACGATACCGAGACCACCCCAGCGCAGCGCGAGGAGCCGCCGGTGGGATCCGCCTTCGTCGGACGCGATGTCGAGATGAGCCGCATCGTCGAGGACCTCGAGGCGGCCGCTGCCGGTCATGGACGGTTTCTCCTGGTCTCGGGTCCGCCGGGGGCAGGGAAGACGTCACTCGCCCGCGCCGTGATGCAGCGTGCCCGCGCCGCCGGCACGGACGTCGTGTCGGGTCGCTGCAGCGAACACTCGACCATCCCGTACGAACCGTTCGTGGAGGCGGTCACCCGCGACCTCGACTCGCGCGGCGTCATCGGAGCGCGTCAGTGGCTGCGGACCAACGGCGCCGACATCCTCGGCATCATCCCCGGGGCCGCACGTCGATTCGGGGACCTCATCCCCCCGCACGTGGACGACGACCGCACAGGGGCGTCCGACGCGGTGCAGCGGTGGCTCGTCGGGCCCGCTCGACAGGCCCCGACCCTGCTCGTGATCGACGACCTGCAGTGGGCCTCCGGCACGACGGCCGCCCTGGTCCGCCATCTCGCGCGGTCGACGCAGAACGACCGACTCTGCATCCTCGCGACAATGCGGGACGAGAACCTCGTGTCCCCGGAACTCCAGGCGACCCTCGACGTCATCCGGTTGTCGGCGGGGTTCCGCGAGATCACCCTGGGCGGACTGTCTCTGGCCGCGGTGCACGACCTCCTCCGCGAGCAGAACTCGACCCTCGACCCCGAGGCCATCGTGGCACGGACCGGTGGCTCCGCCCTGCTGGTCGCAGCCGTCATCGCGGCACACGAGCGCGAACCCGGCGGCTCGCTCCCCTTCACGGTCACGGACGCGGTGCGTCTCGCGAGTCGCGAACTCAGCTGTGACGCAGTCACTCTGCTCGAACTGTGCGCGGTGACCGGGGTGACGGTCTCGCGCCCGCTGCTGCGGGCCGCCTCGACGATCCCGTCCGATCTCCGTTTCGCCGAGACCCTCGACGAACTGCTGGCCGTGAACTTCCTGGTCGCCGGCGACACCGACGACGAGCTGGTGATGAGACACGCTCTCGTGCAGTCGACTCTGTACGACGCGATACCCGGGGCGCGGCGAGCGCAGATGCACTCCGACGTGGCTCGGGCCCTGGTCGATCTCGGTGCCGACACCACCGCCGACGAACTCGCGCGCATCGCGTACCACTTCGGCAGGGCGCTGGACTCCGACCGCTCCGAGGCCGCGCTCTACGCGCGGCGTGCCGGCGACGCCGCCTACGCGGTGTCCGCGTACGAGGACGCGGTGGTGGGGTACCGGACCGCCCTTCGGAAGATGGTGCCGCACGGCGACTCCCGAGAGCGGTGCCGACTGCTGATCGACCTCGGCCGGGCGCAGCGTAAGTGCATCGACCGGTCCTACCGGGCCACTCTCTTCGACGCGATCGCCATGGCGCGGAGACTGGGCGACGTCGACCTACAGGTCGACGCGACGCTGGCGGACACGATCAGTGGTGCGGGCCTGTTCCAGATGTTCGACCCGTTGCCGGAACGACTCGACAGCCTGCACGACGCACTGCACGTCCTCGAGGACTCCGGCCGCTCGAACAGCGCCGCCACGGCCAAGGTCCTGGTACTGCTGGCCATGGAGCTGAGCTGGACCGATGACTGGAAGGAACGCCGAGACCTTCTCGAACAGGCTGTGACGCTGGCGCATTCGGTGGGAGACCGCAGTGCCCTCGAGTCGGCGCTGCGCGCGATGCTGTGGTGCCTCCTGGTGCCCCAGTGCTGGGATCTACGCCAGGAGGCGATGACGCGCCTCGTCGAGCTGGAGTCGACATCGTCTCGGCGGCATCGTGATCCGTCCGCCGCCACCATCCTGGCCAGGACTCAGCAGGCGTTCGGAGACCTCGGCGGCGCCGCCTCGACACTCGCGGCGGTCACCCGGGCCGATCTCGCGGACGACCCCGAGATGACCTGGGCCATGGTGTGTTCCAAGTTCGGCGTGGACGTGTCGGCAGGACGACTGGTGCGCGCGGAGACCGTGCTGGCACGGATCTGCGAGACGCCCGACGCTGCGCTCGGCAGCCACACCTACGGCCGCGAGCACACGTCGATCCTCACCCTCCGGACGATGCGCGGAGATCTCCGGCACTTCGCGGATCGGCGCGACGAGATGGCCACGATGTTCGACCTGATCCCGGCGTTCCGCCCGGTCGTGGCGTCCTCGCTCGCCGACGTCGGACGCATGGACGAGGCGCGCGAGCTGATGGACTGGTACGACGAGCAACGGCTCGCGGCGATCGCCCCGGACATGCTCTGGCTGATGTCGATGACCTTCATCGCCCGCGCCGGTGCCACGGTGGGCAACACACTGGTGTGCACCGACGTGTACGAACGGTTGCTGCCCTACGCGGAGCAGACCGTGTCGGTCGCACCGAGCGTCTTCGGCGTGGTGCACCACCACCTGGCCGACGCATCACTGGCCACCGGTCACGTCGAGCGAGCGGGTCGCCATCTGCACGCCGCGCGGCGCCTGCACGTCGCCCGCGGCTTCGAGGGATGGAGCGCGGAGGACGCGTATCTCGGTCTCCGCATCGAGCACGCCCGCACCGGACGGCTCGGGGCCCGCGCTCTGGCGTCGGCCCGCACCCGTGCGGACGTCATCGGAGCCTCGGCGGTCCGGCGGCGCATCGACGCTGTCGCGGCACAGGTGGAGAACTCCGAGCGCTGA
- a CDS encoding inositol-3-phosphate synthase — MSDNSTAVRVAIVGVGNCASSLVQGVQYYKDADENTTVPGLMHVKFGKYHVRDVEFVAAFDVDAKKVGFDLSEAIFNSENNTIKIADVPPSDVSVQRGPTLDGIGKYYSETIEISDAEPVDVAQALRDAKVDVLVSYLPVGSEEADKFYAQACIDAKVAFVNALPVFIASDPVWAKKFTDAGVPIVGDDIKSQVGATITHRVMAKLFEDRGVQLDRTMQLNVGGNMDFLNMLERTRLESKKISKTQAVTSNLQREFNAKDVHIGPSDHVGWLDDRKWAYVRLEGRAFGDVPLNLEYKLEVWDSPNSAGVIIDAVRAAKIAQDRGIGGPVVPASAYLMKSPPKQLADDIARQQLEAFIIGSDEQ, encoded by the coding sequence ATGAGTGACAACAGCACTGCGGTGCGCGTGGCCATTGTGGGCGTGGGTAACTGCGCGTCGTCCCTGGTTCAGGGCGTGCAGTACTACAAGGACGCCGACGAGAACACCACCGTTCCCGGCCTCATGCACGTGAAGTTCGGCAAGTACCACGTCCGCGACGTCGAGTTCGTCGCCGCGTTCGACGTGGACGCCAAGAAGGTCGGCTTCGATCTGTCCGAAGCCATCTTCAACAGCGAGAACAACACCATCAAGATCGCCGACGTGCCCCCGAGCGACGTCAGCGTCCAGCGCGGCCCGACACTCGACGGCATCGGCAAGTACTACTCGGAGACCATCGAGATCTCCGACGCGGAGCCGGTCGACGTGGCGCAGGCACTGCGTGACGCGAAGGTCGACGTGCTCGTCTCCTACCTGCCCGTCGGATCCGAAGAAGCCGACAAGTTCTACGCGCAGGCCTGCATCGACGCGAAGGTCGCGTTCGTCAACGCGCTGCCCGTCTTCATCGCGTCCGATCCGGTCTGGGCCAAGAAGTTCACCGACGCCGGTGTGCCCATCGTCGGCGACGACATCAAGAGCCAGGTCGGTGCCACCATCACCCACCGCGTCATGGCCAAGCTGTTCGAGGATCGCGGCGTCCAGCTCGATCGCACGATGCAGCTGAACGTCGGCGGCAACATGGACTTCCTCAACATGCTCGAGCGCACGCGCCTCGAGTCGAAGAAGATCTCGAAGACGCAGGCCGTCACGTCCAACCTGCAGCGTGAGTTCAATGCGAAGGACGTGCACATCGGCCCGTCCGATCACGTCGGCTGGCTCGACGACCGCAAGTGGGCCTACGTCCGCCTCGAGGGTCGCGCGTTCGGTGACGTCCCGCTGAACCTCGAGTACAAGCTCGAGGTCTGGGACTCCCCGAACTCCGCCGGCGTCATCATCGACGCCGTGCGCGCAGCGAAGATCGCTCAGGACCGCGGAATCGGCGGACCTGTCGTGCCCGCGTCCGCGTACCTGATGAAGAGCCCGCCGAAGCAGCTCGCCGACGACATCGCTCGTCAGCAGCTCGAGGCGTTCATCATCGGCTCCGACGAGCAGTAG
- a CDS encoding PadR family transcriptional regulator, translated as MLELAILGLLLETPMHGYELRKRLTGLLGAFRAFSYGSLYPTLRRMQADGLIVENPGVQGAVKRRARRVYELTPAGRARFTELVADTGPQNYTDDGFGVHLAFFGRTPAEARMRILEGRRRQVEERREGLRDAIGRASGSLDRYTRGLHQLGLESSEREVRWLNELIAAEAMAITSESPPPAPTTDTSAVAHPESTSAPATRYGKEGEPDHE; from the coding sequence ATGCTCGAACTGGCGATCCTCGGCCTGCTCCTGGAGACACCCATGCACGGTTACGAGCTTCGTAAGCGACTCACCGGACTTCTCGGTGCCTTCCGGGCCTTCTCGTACGGTTCGCTCTACCCCACCTTGCGTCGTATGCAGGCGGACGGGCTCATCGTCGAGAACCCCGGAGTCCAGGGCGCCGTCAAGCGTCGGGCACGTCGTGTCTACGAACTCACGCCGGCCGGCCGAGCTCGGTTCACCGAGCTGGTCGCGGACACGGGTCCGCAGAACTACACAGATGATGGATTCGGCGTACACCTGGCCTTTTTCGGGCGCACCCCCGCTGAGGCGCGGATGCGGATACTCGAAGGTCGGCGTCGCCAGGTCGAGGAGCGCCGTGAGGGGCTCCGCGACGCCATCGGCCGAGCAAGTGGGTCGTTGGACAGGTACACGCGCGGATTGCATCAGCTCGGCCTCGAGTCGAGCGAGCGCGAAGTGCGGTGGCTCAACGAATTGATCGCTGCCGAGGCAATGGCGATCACTTCGGAGAGTCCACCGCCCGCACCCACGACCGACACCTCGGCCGTGGCACACCCGGAGAGCACGTCGGCTCCGGCCACCCGATACGGAAAAGAAGGAGAACCCGACCATGAGTGA
- a CDS encoding DUF1707 SHOCT-like domain-containing protein — MATGQDRRLRARDIDRAVVATALDTAYADGQLTFDEHRSRVAAARTATTLGDLHALAADLQADVPLPEAVRPAPGPSRRPVIVGLLVVVLVLGVAVVLAVRGSDAPSSPSVAAPSSSVGPGATAAGTVTPIVARPFVFDTPEGLADFRDRWITRFGDPEVTELVLYPSDDRASLTRLAESDRVRDVSVRGGFAESAATSPRETDELPFDLTALDVEALAGLMAGSASFVEVPDASVTHVLVRNEGVPEVLVYAADADGRGGYLQATLAGEVTRVSPHRP; from the coding sequence ATGGCGACCGGACAGGATCGACGACTGCGCGCCCGTGACATCGATCGCGCCGTGGTCGCGACCGCTCTCGACACCGCGTACGCGGACGGGCAGCTGACGTTCGACGAGCACCGGTCACGGGTGGCGGCGGCGAGAACGGCGACGACACTGGGCGATCTCCACGCGTTGGCCGCCGATCTGCAGGCGGACGTACCGCTGCCCGAGGCGGTACGGCCCGCACCCGGACCGTCCCGGCGCCCGGTGATCGTGGGTCTGCTCGTCGTGGTCCTCGTCCTCGGAGTCGCCGTCGTGCTGGCGGTCCGCGGATCCGATGCACCGTCGTCGCCGAGCGTCGCGGCTCCGTCGTCGTCCGTCGGCCCGGGAGCGACGGCCGCGGGCACCGTGACGCCGATCGTCGCGCGACCCTTCGTGTTCGACACCCCGGAGGGCCTGGCCGACTTCCGCGACCGGTGGATCACACGATTCGGCGACCCCGAGGTCACCGAGTTGGTGCTGTACCCGTCGGACGATCGCGCCTCCCTGACCCGCCTCGCCGAGAGCGACCGCGTGCGCGACGTGTCGGTCCGCGGCGGCTTCGCGGAGTCCGCCGCCACGAGCCCGAGGGAGACGGACGAGCTGCCCTTCGACCTCACCGCGCTCGACGTCGAGGCACTGGCGGGCCTGATGGCGGGGTCCGCGTCGTTCGTCGAGGTACCGGACGCGTCGGTCACCCACGTGCTCGTGCGCAACGAGGGAGTGCCGGAGGTACTGGTCTACGCCGCGGATGCGGACGGCCGCGGTGGATACCTGCAGGCCACCCTGGCCGGTGAGGTCACGCGGGTCAGCCCCCACCGTCCCTGA
- a CDS encoding DUF1707 SHOCT-like domain-containing protein, translating into MGVRARDQDRVHACAALDRALADGQIDAEEHATRIALATDARALEDLHDLTGDLQGTSDLAPMASPGAAAAGLSRRGRPSVLSAVIRWAVLLVVAALLFFGVRACASDDSATGTYGSAGYLEPRAMDDIVASTGILLGTTVVDELMFYSEYALLRAPSPDNPGRERRYQYRDGEWRQSDDADRDRETATVDLVDLGPGVLGGLVLGAGASLNIAEIDSLYLFVRNTGAGPAISLHASNEAVNEDGYLEASLSGDLLSVTPFDPTE; encoded by the coding sequence GTGGGTGTCAGAGCGCGTGACCAGGACAGAGTGCACGCGTGCGCCGCGCTGGACCGTGCGCTCGCGGACGGCCAGATCGACGCCGAGGAGCACGCCACCCGTATCGCCCTCGCCACCGATGCACGTGCGCTCGAGGACCTCCATGATCTGACCGGCGATCTGCAGGGCACGTCGGACCTGGCTCCGATGGCGTCGCCCGGGGCGGCAGCCGCGGGGCTCTCCCGTCGGGGTCGGCCGAGCGTGCTGAGCGCGGTGATCCGGTGGGCTGTTCTCCTGGTCGTCGCCGCACTCCTGTTCTTCGGTGTCCGCGCCTGTGCGTCCGACGACAGCGCGACCGGCACCTACGGCTCGGCCGGCTACCTCGAACCCCGCGCGATGGACGACATCGTGGCGTCGACGGGCATTCTGCTGGGAACCACCGTCGTCGACGAGCTGATGTTCTACTCCGAGTACGCGCTGCTGAGGGCGCCGAGTCCCGATAATCCGGGCCGGGAGAGGCGTTATCAGTACCGCGACGGCGAGTGGAGACAGTCGGACGACGCGGACAGGGACCGAGAGACGGCGACCGTCGACCTCGTCGACCTGGGCCCCGGCGTGCTCGGCGGGTTGGTCCTGGGCGCCGGTGCGAGCCTGAACATCGCCGAGATCGACTCGCTGTACCTGTTCGTCCGGAACACCGGCGCCGGCCCCGCGATCAGCCTGCACGCGAGCAACGAGGCCGTGAACGAGGACGGATACCTCGAGGCGTCCCTGTCGGGCGACTTACTCAGCGTCACCCCGTTCGATCCGACCGAGTAG
- a CDS encoding DUF5318 domain-containing protein — MRSQRQVVDYALQRKSLLAEVYSGRTAMAQVCDADPYLLRAAKFHGRPSTVACPICRKEQLTLVSWVFGEKLGTMNGSARTADELTRLAGTQEEFSVHVVEVCRTCSWNHLVQSYVLGAVPAPKSPRTRSASRRRTASE, encoded by the coding sequence GTGAGATCACAGCGGCAGGTGGTGGACTACGCGTTGCAGCGCAAGTCGCTGCTCGCCGAGGTCTACTCCGGACGAACGGCGATGGCCCAGGTCTGCGACGCCGATCCCTACCTCCTCCGAGCGGCGAAGTTCCACGGTCGGCCGTCCACCGTGGCGTGCCCCATCTGCCGGAAGGAGCAGCTCACGCTGGTCTCCTGGGTGTTCGGGGAGAAGCTCGGGACGATGAACGGCTCGGCCCGGACCGCGGACGAGCTCACCCGCCTCGCCGGCACGCAGGAGGAGTTCTCCGTGCACGTCGTCGAGGTCTGCCGAACCTGCAGTTGGAACCACCTCGTGCAGTCGTACGTCCTGGGTGCCGTTCCGGCGCCCAAGAGCCCCCGCACACGCTCCGCCTCCCGCCGACGCACGGCCAGTGAGTGA